The genomic stretch cacgctcaatcttaccatacatagtacttttatgatcccaggctggtttaataagtcaaagtttagccgggaagttagcgtctaaaatatataaccgatagtctcaacttagatgcacagatggacataattaatccttgtacggtttgtacctacttgactcctcagtttaagttaaggagtcctttgtttacagcttgtaccgttactttcaggagcataccgttaaattcgatgatcttatgtgttcactcaaatcgaataaacaaagacattatagttcctagaatactgaagatgactccggttatgagatacagacaaccaagttctttatgattgcagtacaccaccaccccactggactgcttaagacagctaaaagtgttggatttcaatatcacggtaatcatgtttgcttggaagctggaagacggaatcgttattaagcgccaggtagtcctggacactgaatccatgagcgtgaacattggatgtcacatggttatagttacggtacatatataaaatctacagtacgatttgagatttgttacgtgacgagcggtgtgtttaagactagtttacatgcgctcattttaatatgtagttatttaacgaagttctattgtgctagcatggtttcgagaacacaccaaatttccatgagtctattccggacacctcgtcttttatcggtgtgctctcaatctaaattcatcttataactttggtttcttagttgcaattacctttgtactccaaataattacaggtatcactttagcgttccgatatacttctgaagcatcttgtgcatttgctagtgttcaacatctagttagagaggtagcagcaggatgggaatttaggatgttgcatgcaacaactgcttctttcgtcttcttgtgtatcttaatacacatgtctcgaggtatgtataactccagctatagttatttaactactgcttggatgtctggtttagttttatatctacttactatagccactgctttcctcggttatgtactaccatggggacagatgagtttctggggtgctacagtcattactaatctcctttctccaataccatatttagtaccttggttactcggtggatactatgtatctgatgtaacattaaaacgattctttgtattgcactttatattaccttttgtaggttgcattctaattgtattacacatcttctatttacatttaaatggttctagtaaccctgcaggtattgattccgcacttaaagtagccttctatcctcatatgttaatgaccgatgctaaatgtctatcctatctaattggtttaattttcttacaaacggcttttggtttgattgaattatcgcacccagataactccataccagtgaaccggtttgtaactccgcttcatatcgtacctgaatggtactttttagcatattatgcggtgttaaaagtaatcccatccaaaaccggtggtttgttagtatttatgttatcaacatgtcaatgaaatatcaacaacgatgaaacttatttggttaacataacaacatagaaggtaaagctggattacgttcaaactttacactggatacgtttcaatgttaacttactaaataccatgggagcgaagagaatctaatatgtaactccgttcatggaaatcaaaagagctttcactgattgtatttatgaaacgtgattagttcacctagccaacacgatccggttgtttgggaataatatccctatttaagggattgatatgtgctacaataacacagtcggtacgaagtcgaaacaaggtagttgatggtgaaccagtggctgaacaaacctttttattgattatgctgactttagtcccgagaaactacagttctgcttaaactgaggagtcaagtaggtacaaaccgtacaaggattaattatgtccatctgtgcatctaagttgagactatcggttatatattttagacgctaacttcccggctaaactttgacttattaaaccagcctgggatcataaaagtactatgtatggtaagattgagcgtgaacattggatgtcaccatggttatagttacggtacatatataaaatctacagtacgatttgagatttgttacgtgacgagcggtgtgtttaagactagtttacatgcgctcattttaatatgtagttatttaacgaagttctattgtgctagcatggtttcgagaacacaccaaatttccatgagtctattccgggcacacctcgtcttttatcgtgtgctctcaatctaaattcatcttataactttggtttcttagttgcaattacctttgtactccaaataattacaggtatcactttagcgttccgatatacttctgaagcatcttgtgcatttgctagtgttcaacatctagttagagaggtagcagcaggatgggaatttaggatgttgcatgcaacaactgcttctttcgtcttcttgtgtatcttaatacacatgtctcgaggtatgtataactccagctatagttatttaactactgcttggatgtctggtttatagttttatatctacttactatagccactgctttcctcggttatgtactaccatggggacagatgagtttctggggtgctacagtcattactaatctcctttctccaataccatatttagtaccttggttactcggtggatactatgtatctgatgtaacattaaaacgattctttgtattgcactttatattacttttgtaggttgcattctaattgtattacacatcttctatttacatttaaatgtgtctagtaaccctgcaggtattgattccgcacttaaagtagccttctatcctcatatgttaatgaccgatgctaaatgtctatcctatctaattggtttaattttcttacaaacggcttttggtttgattgaattatcgcaccaGATAACTCATACCatgaaccggtttgtaactccgcttcatatcgtacctgaatggtactttttagcatattatgcggtgttaaaagtaatcccatccaaaaccggtggtttgttagtatttatgtcctctctcattaacttagctcttttatctgaaattcgagctttgaatactcgaatgttgatacgacaacattttatgactcgaatgtagtcagtggatgggtaattatttgggtattacagtatgatcttcttgattattattggtagtgctattccacaagcgacttatatcttatatggtagattagctactatcgtatatcttactaccggattggttctatgcttatactaaatcaatagttataatgactacagcttcaagcaaacatgattaccgtgatattgaaatccaacacttttagctgtcttaagcagtccagtggggtggtggtgtaactgcaatcataaagaacttggttgtctgtatctcataaccggagtcatcttcagtattctaggaactataatgtctttgtttattcgatttgagtgaacacataagatcatcgaatttaacggtatgcttcctgaaagtaacggtacaagctgtaaacaaaggactccttaacttaaactgaggagtcaagtaggtacaaaccgtacaaggattaattatgtccatctgtgcatctaagttgagactatcggttatatattttagacgctaacttcccggctaaacatcccttttctttgaaacacacttccttctcgccgttagcatgatctcaaagtaccagaagccatgtgatctatatagtataacgggacattagaccgaacctgcgatagataaatatatcttggatgattgtatattagcggctaaatgtcaatcaaacatgcgaattttaggttttccatgaaatctatttggaagaagaggcttgatagtactaccgtaagtacataatatacagtcccagcagtagcggttaaactatagaagagtcgagtattatccatgcataccaggcgtaaaaagcgttcatccagttactaaacaggtgccaggcca from Besnoitia besnoiti strain Bb-Ger1 chromosome Unknown contig00091, whole genome shotgun sequence encodes the following:
- a CDS encoding cytochrome b (encoded by transcript BESB_085930), with protein sequence MDIINPCITLAFRYTSEASCAFASVQHLVREVAAGWEFRMLHATTASFVFLCILIHMSRGMYNSSYSYLTTAWMSGLVLYLLTIATAFLGYVLPWGQMSFWGATVITNLLSPIPYLVPWLLGGYYVSDVTLKRFFVLHFILPFVGCILIVLHIFYLHLNGSSNPAGIDSALKVAFYPHMLMTDAKCLSYLIGLIFLQTAFGLIELSHPDNSIPVNRFVTPLHIVPEWYFLAYYAVLKVIPSKTGGLLVFMLSTCQ